The following coding sequences lie in one Aphelocoma coerulescens isolate FSJ_1873_10779 unplaced genomic scaffold, UR_Acoe_1.0 HiC_scaffold_113, whole genome shotgun sequence genomic window:
- the LOC138100576 gene encoding olfactory receptor 14J1-like gives MSNSSSISPFLLLPLADTRQLQLLHFCLFLGISLAALLGNGLIISAGACGQHLHSPMFFFLLSLALSDLGSICTTVPKAMHNSLWGTRHLSYSACAAQVSLLVFFMGVELSLLTIMCYDRYVSICKALHYGALLGSRACAHMAAAAWASAFLYALMHTANTFPLPLCQGNALGHFFWEIPHILKLSCSKSYLRELGLIAVSACLVFGCFVFIVFSYVQIFRAVLRIPSEQGRHKAFSTCLPHLAVLSLFLSSAMFAHLKPPSISSPSLDVAVSVLYSVVPPALNPLIYSLRNQELRDALRKMMAGFFPQQ, from the coding sequence atgtccaacagcagctccatcagccccttcctcctgctgccattggcagacacgcggcagctgcagctcctgcacttctgcctcttcctgggcatctccctggctgccctcctgggcaacggcctcatcatcagcgccggagcctgcggccagcacctgcacagccccatgttcttcttcctgctcagcctggccctcagcgacctgggctccatctgcaccactgtccccaaggccatgcacaattccctctggggcaccaggcacctctcctactcagcatgtgctgctcaggtgtctCTGCTTGTCTTCTTCATGGGAGTAGAGCTTTCCCTCCTCAccatcatgtgctacgaccgctacgtgtccatctgcaaagccctgcactacggggccctcctgggcagcagagcttgtgcccacatggcagcagctgcctgggccagtgcctttctctacgctctcatgcacacggccaatacatttcccctgcccctgtgccagggcaatgccctgggccacttcttctgggaaatcccacacatcctcaagctctcctgctccaaatcctacctcagggaacttgggctcatcgctgtcagtgcctgtttggtgtttggctgttttgtgttcattgttttctcctatgtgcagatcttcagggctgtgctgaggatcccctctgagcagggccggcacaaagccttttccacgtgcctccctcacctggccgtgctctctctgttcctcagctcTGCCATGTTTGCccacctgaagcccccctccatctcctccccatccctggatgtggcagtgtcagttctgtactcggtggtgcctccagccctgaaccccctcatctacagcctgaggaaccaggagctcagggatgccctgaggaaaatgatggcTGGATTTTTTCCGCAGCAATGA